ATTCAATCTGATTCTATAATATACATCAACAAATTCTATAATATACATCAACAATAAAAGAATTGTCGGAACAAATGACAATAGCTTCTCTACACAATAATCCAGTCAAGCTTATGAAATGAAGATTTCATACCTACCACACTTATATGTTGTTATATGCCCCAAGGTGACTATTGCCCATTCTTTATGCCAGACCAAACAGTATTTTCATCTCATTGGAAAACCTCCAGCTTTAACAATTCTTAAGGAAAACTAATTTCAAGCACAACATGAAGCATGTATATTCAGATTTTAATTACAACCTACGAGCATTTTGGACTTTTGGATAAtacaaaatagaataaaaattaAAGACAAGAGAATAATCAACATCATTCACCCATTAAAGCTTAAAAATGAGTTTGAGCTTTAAGTAATTATATGGCTATCAAATTATACCCTAACCAAGATATCACTGACAAAATCACAAAAAAGAGCCATAAAAGTAATCATCAACGCCTTAAAAATCATACTAAAAACAGAAGTTACTATTATAATGtgaaaaaagtagaagcgccACATTGCATAAAACTGGGCTTGCTAGTACTCACCATGCAAACCTCGAGGAGAAAGGTCCTGCAGCATTGCGCCACACTCCGTAACAAACCCAACAGCCACTTCGACGCTATCATCGGTAGGTTTTTCTAACAATAATGTCAGCAGCTCAAGAGCAATAAGCTCGTGAACAACTTGCTGGTTCACCAGGTGCGCAATAAATTTCACTGCAGCAAGAAGTTGGGGCTGCCAAAAAGTTTCACCATCATCAGAGCTAACACTAAAGAATCACATATTGTTTAAATGACGAAACTTGAACCAATGGaagacaaataaaataaattgaagcaTGAACCTTATCATTGCGTTTAAATGCCCTCTGGAGCTGCAAAATGATCCTCCTCAACAAAAGATCACCAACTTCAGGGAACTTGGTATTAACCACAGCAACCAATCCTGCAAACACGTCAGTGAAGCCTGGAGAAGCCATTTGAGATTTCATACATGAACGACAAAATAAACCCCTCCCTCTAATCAGATTCTCAGCAAACAACTCGGGAATAATATTCTTCAGATTAGTAGCATTCACTTTATTAACCAATCCATTAATACTCTTCCTCAATGCATCCCACGTCATTCTCTGATATTCAATGCTGCTTTTATCTTCGATATCCTTCATCATTCTGGCCAATTTAAATGGCGGTATATAAACCCCTCCACTCCTCCCCAAATTAGCAGCCATGTCCGTGCCAACGTTCTTCTTAGGTTTTTCCACTTTATCAGCCTCAGTTGGCCTCAAATCTTCCCCTTTTTTATTCGTACTCCTACTCTCTTCTTCTCCTCCATCCTTATCCTTCTCTTTTCTCCCCCTGTCCATATTAACATCATCATCGTGCAGCCTCTCTCTTTCTCCCCTTTGGTCCCTTCTCCCCTTTCTCTTGTGATCCTCTTTGCTACCAAACTCCGCATGACCATCCTCTCCACCTCTATACCGCCTTTTCTCATCATCATCCTCACGTTCACCTTCATTTCGCCGTCTCTTATCCCTTCTATCACTCTCTGAAACCCTATCCCTCTCCCTTCCTTTGTGGCCATTTTCAGCATCTTCTTCCGTATAATTTCTTTCCCTCCTCCGACCAATTGTCCTATCATCCTCATCATCCACACCACGGTCTGGATATTTCCTCTCCCCACGCCTTTCACCTTTCCCACGCTCCTCATCCTCACTCCCATTTTGACGCCTCCTCCTGCCTCTTTCAGAATCGCTACCCTGATACAAATCCCTTCTTCCGTAGCTCCTATCTTCCTCCCTTTTTCTACCCAATTTTTTAGCATCAACTCCAACCTTCCTCTCTTCCCCATCACGCCTCACTTCTCTTCCCGAACTTTCACTCCCCGAATCCTCCACTCTCTCCCGCCTCTTTCTCCTGTCTTCATCCGAACTCTCTCCGTACCGACCCCTAATTTCCTGCTTCTCATCCTTGCTGCTAGAATCATGTCTCCTCGCCATTCTTAACACGACAAAATGTCAAaacctaattttcgaaaataaaaaatcttCAAGCTACGCCCTCATATACAGGCAACATACAGATTTATGTATCTAAAAGGATTCGTGtgcataaaatatgattttttactgtaatacatataaaactgtgttttaaaagaaatagAGACTTTTTGGAAGCTctattaatattttcgaaaagtatcataaaaaaatattttaattacaatcTAATGTGCCTAATGAGCCTATAATACTATGATTATTGGACCTAAACCTTGTATCttgttatttatattaaaattagcCCAAAAACCCTAACCCTTACACACATAAACTCACGTTCCACCCTAGGAAAAACACAAGGATTCTCCATCAGCACTCAACCACACACATCACACGAAATTCTGAAGGAAACTCACGTTTTTTGAAAGGAAATTCAGCAAGGATCTCTCTCCGTCAACGTCCATCGCATCAAAAATTGATTTTCGAACGTAATATACGCAAAGACAtgccttaatcttccttcaaacatctttcacaccattttatgtatatttaattatctttgcatggaaaaaaaaataattctttgcatgaaaaacaagatgCATTacttgtattttcgtttttatgactTTATATCCATAAAAGTAGAGTTCTCTTTTTTTGAAACTCTTCCTAATGATCTACAAAGGGGCTGGCATAGTAGGGGTACTTaaagggatgtttttccacgTGTTTAAGAATCCATAGAAGCATGATTCAAGGCTGGAACGTGGGAGGCTAAGGGCTGCACGAATCGTGGGATTAAGGGTGGCTAGTGTTCGACTTTTGGGAGAAACTAGGAAGGGGGCTATGCAAGGGCTTTCCTGGCGAGGGGTTGGGCTCATGAGGGTCCTAGCCATGAGCCATGATGGTCCAAGGACGGCGGGATGGTTCAGGAAGGAGAGGCACTCGTCTAGGGGTCATCAAACCCGCGCGCACGATGGTTAGGGGCCTATGGTGCACGTTTACATTCATGGACCATAGGGGCTGGTCTAAGGGGTTCCTAAAGGATTCGGtctaggtcctaggagggtTGGTCAAGGGCTGGTCCAATTAGTTACGGTTTAGGTTCGAAAGTTTTGAGGATGACATGGGTTAGGGTTCAATCCATATAGGCAGAAAATTTAGTAGCTGATTTAGGCTTCTTCAAAGGTcttaattggcttgatttgggtttTATATGGTATgattaggtgttattaagctatggttcaagtttggttaatttTCGAGTTAATACGAGACAAAACCGGGATGTACATCTAAGTTTAAATACGAACtgggaaattagtcgaggagctaaaatttacgtctaagaaatatttatgggtgtgtattttaaggtgtcatgTTAAGTCTGAATGGATTTgagtcgtcgttttaaggtccaagGCTAAATTGGGAAGTTAGGGTTTCAAGgacaaaacagtcattttacgcctgaaaaatgttagacgtcctggaagtgccctgaatgctgtaatatatatgttaaaatgtttatttcaaatgtttatgtaaattttatgatgaaacattaatgctaaaagacatgttgcatgattggtttaatagaaaaatgatttatatatgcatgaattttataagtgatggaaatatgaaaagttgaagaatgtaaattgattgtgactaatacgatgatacaataatatgtaaggccaaggcttagttgacgggtgagagtgtcgctgatgtccccgccgtccggtaccgtggtaatacgtagtgttagagtaggtgcacgtcgagctaagtgttggccgagggttcacaatgaaactctacgtataaacaatctttattttaataatatttgaaattattgttttggcacatctttatctttatACACATGcatgttgcatagataaagtccttgaatatgcaaatagtagaaagaatatgagatgctcatatgatgagtatcatgaaactcatatttggaatgctgtatattctaaacatatcctagtcgattcagccgccactaagaaggatatagaccACTCGAGTTTGtaactagtatctgcgatgtgagtaccatgtttcattagtaggaggcattgtgatgtccgagcatgcagataggtgctccttgtagagtgcactgaacaacactccataaaggactttccaagtggttctcatttatcgagtagaaacgtcctagtttatggttgtacaccattagtccttatgacccgggacaacgttgaaactctatgtgctagcattacactttgacttgtttatcgactcatatggggtcatcaggtggcaagattgggtgttttgtcgaaacatataggagttgatgcattgtagtcggggattcaccgcttaccttcgggtatggatattgTAACACCCAGACATTTGTATGCATATGAtgtaaggtaatgattatgattaagtatgttCATTATTACTTTTATGGTTTGTTATGATGATCGTTTGGGATATGTAGTGtaatggtgatggtttatggcttcaaaatatgatatgaatggtattgaatgatatagaatgaaacaaagaatggatgggtagaatagaaagttgatccttagccaaataggtaatggaagtgctgaaacggtatgaaattgtggcagtagttgtggtttttagcataataatttgtatattgatccaaatgaggtgaggttacttccattagaaagataagatataaagctataacttttttattttgagttttgttcaaatcattgtggaaggtaagccaaaagtgcctcgaagtgtgtcgtgtgtttcgtcgtttctccagtgacacatgttgggagatttagcataactttttactcagacctccaaatgaaatgaaactaattggagatgcaagccaagacatagagctacaactttgcagTTTACCACTATTCCAAATTAtaaagggaagaggcgtttcggaagcgATCTTTGAAGGGGTTGTGCGCAGAGCGCGCGCCCGGGCGAGAAAAGatgtgcgcccgggcgggccttgttcgaGAAAAATGTattttggccgagagttccgcgcccgggcggaaaaagatgtccgctCGGGCGGCCAGCAATgtttaaaaacgtgttttgggtAATTTTTGGCATAAAATCGAAGGAgactctcatttttctcatttccctTCTCTTCCTTTCTCTTCTCCATCGTGTAAGGTAAGGGTTCTTCATTTTCCTATTTTTCCAATCTTTATTTTAAgcaattaatcttcaatccggagttggaacttcatctttttagtgaaaggagctaaggtaagtggtttttcttcttgttcttgagttattgAAGATGTTGGAGTTAGGGGATGATAGTTGTGATGATGTATTGGATTAAATGGTAATTTAAGGTTATTATTTGGGTTTATTTTTGTAGGATCATCGTCAAGGTTTAGGAAATCAAGTGctccaagtgttgtaagtggaatcaattcttaaatgcatcacatgatcctatatgtatgtgttttgatgattttatgacgttaactcctttcaaattccattcatgatatatatatgtaaatatgtatatatggtagtgcaattatatgcatttttgaatgaaagGAGTTAAACTTCAAATGATGCCTCTAAGGTGTTCGATAAAATGCATGaatgaagttttatatgattgaatgattggattgataatgatagtagcggtgttgcccctggcaattctaaatccgcaatgtaattggccaattaacgatgaaaacatgtgctctcttataagatgcattttatgcagaggtacatgtccctcctataagattcgtttttacgaagagggttagcaatgaatgaactatcttataagaactatcaattcttcagttgatcaatgaaatgaatatcatccctatgtattgttgtattataattcttgacggatgatattaatgatgattcgacgtttatgaaatgagaaggataatgttttcaagaaaatgaaattgaggctatacattttatgttttacaataaaatgatatatatgtaccTTGTTATTattgattccatttgctgagttttatactcattccagttatgttcatgtgatgcaggtacAGGTAAGAAAGACTGATCATCCCTGAGTTGTCGAAGCGAGAGAAGGGAATATGCCAAACTTTGGAGATAGTGGTTGGATGCTATTTTGATGTGTTGAACTTTTGGTTATTTTGGGAAACCTTGAAAatgttgtttttgtatttgaattaaaaatatgtgtGGATACTATATGAAATGGTATCTGatgtatatgaaaatattttgcatATGTTTATGTGTTGCTTGAGACAGGTAGCATATCCTATTTACGGGGAGATGCTGCCCAAATTTCTTTAAAGTATacattttctccaaattatattttaaagcttcCGCACTAAGTATGCATTTTAGTCTcgagtgttacatttagtggtatcagagcaaagattTTCGGACCAATGATTTGGCATATGACTTCTTCTGCTGTCGACAATTCGGTATGTATGTACCTGCATTATTTGATATAATATGGATGTGTAGCCTCAATAAGTATGATATGTTTTATCTGAAAATGgttttaaattaatatgtatTATAGGATCATGCCGCCTAAGCGTAAAGCATCAGAAGGGGAGGATAGTTCATCATCTAGAGTGGTTGATGAATTTAGCAAGTTACTGAAAGAACAGACCAAGTTACATGGAGAGCAAATCCAGCAGCTCTTACAGATGTAGAATGAAGGCCGAGGGAGAGAAAGAGAGCAAGTGAGGCCCGAGCCCAGTAGTGAAGGCGCATATGAAAGATTTCGTAAGATGAAGCCACCAGAATTTGAGGGAAGCATTGATCCCTTGGTTGCCTTGGAATGGGTCAAAGCTGTGGAGGCTATTTATGATTATCTGCAGTTTGACGATAAAGATCAAGTCAGCTGTGCCATTTTTCTACTAACCAAGACCGCGAGGATTTGGTGGGACGCCACCAAGGTATCTGTAACGccccaaaaatttaaaggtccacgcgaaccacatgcatatgatttattaaattcccttgtatttgattaaatgttttaattgcattaattaaatatgttgtgcatatttacatgtttaaaaatatatttttctacatggttgtattaaaattcatttttaaaaggttattcgagttgcgatcgaggaacgaagaccgatggctaaaaaatggaaaatgattttattaaataaatgtttttaattatttaaaatatgggtgatgcttttttattaattttgaaaatatgggcttttgaggtgattttatacgccgggacgtaatttttattggtgttggatttttaacaaaaatgcaagcgttttggcaacccggctaataaattcacaaacttagttaaattaaattatttttaatattttaattaagtactaatgggcctaattaacctctTAGTGGGCCAAGGCTtgattagtgattaattagactataaaatatgttaaacccCACCCTTAACCCTACATACTCACACGCCCCACACCCCTTTACAAATCAAACTCTCCCTAGCAAAAACAtgacacggcacacacaaaattttggGAAGGAAAAAGCTTCAAGTTTTGCTAAGGTTTTCTAGCCGTCGTCTCCTCGCCGTCGTTCTTCGTCGCCAACGTTTTTTCGTGCGtgtataacgcaaaggcacgccatattcttcttttactcatcatcacaccatattacataattgtttatgaaattgcatgaaaataagtCACACAATTCACAATTTTCGCAACTATTCATATGCATGTGTTTAACTCTTGTTTGTggattcaaaatcatgtttatatgatgtttaagtggctgccatgaattaggatatgaATAATCATGTATTTCAACAAGTTTAAAGGTCTAGAATAGCACACAAAAGCAACAAAACGCTGCACGACATGAAAGTTTAAAGCTGGAAACCCAATTACGTGATTGTGTCTTGGGGGTTTGGTTAAGGGGAAAGGTGATGCATGGCTCGGTTTGTCTGGATCAAGGCTAAGCTAGGGTCGTGcttgggtcaagggaagagtcctagccatgctaggactcgataCAAGAGGCTGgaaaggagtcctagcaagctaggactccaacccgtgagTTCCAAGGAAGTGGCGCAGATGTGCAGCAGCTTGTGCAGGAGAGATGGCTCAGCTTGGGGgctctgggctgggctaggtcgactCTTTAGGGTCATAGGATGATCCTAGTTAGGGTGGTTTAGGGTCTGTGGTGCTGGATAGAAGGCTGGAACCAGAAACGTGCGTTGTACAGAAGTGGGTCTCATGGAGGGGCTGTAGGTGTTCGGCCTTAGGGTGTCAATCAGGGGCTGGACCAGGGCTCTTGACTATGGTTTGGGACATGTATTAGGGTCCTAGATGAGTCTTGATGTGTTGGTTTATGGGCTGGATGGTCGGGTAGAGCGCTGGAACCAGAAACTCGAAAGCTGCACAGAAATTGGCCTCATAAGAGGTCTGTCAAGTTTCTGATTTTTTTGGGGGCTTAGGCGCTGATTATGAGTAAAAAGGGGCTTAACCATGGTCTTAATTTGTGTCTAAGGGTAACGTCTAGGGGCTGGTTCGGGTCCGGTTCGGGTCGGTTTAAGCATGAAGTGGTTAGAAGCATGTATGTCTCGTTTGCTCAAGTGGCCTAGGTGGATTTTAAGGCTGTATCCGCAGCTCGGTTGTAACTTCGGTTTTTGGAGCTTAGGGTCATGTCCAATGGGTCCTAAtgggtcagtagggtccctagatgggttggctaggttttggctcaaggtggctcgggcgtggctcgagtaaattaggggatggctcggtgtgttcggttaagggtcaaaaacgagatttaagaactaaaaaaattaaatccatgggtccacgggtgtagctcatgacttgaaagggtagaataaatcataaaaaggctatgtgtaaaatttgggatcaaaataacgagttttggttttattcgaAATTTAATCGcggcacgaaacgctaattaacgagttaattgaaacgcatagttttaagccttataaaattatgaaaaattagggttaagcttaaataattattataagtctaagtttttaatttggaaattttatattaaggtttggtttaattcgggattaaaacgcatcaatacgttatatttaaagaataaattaaaagtactCGAttcaagctaaataaaaatatgagaaaattcatgtgagcttaaataattatttgggacatgttagagtcaatggaattaataaaaaatcaaaaatgtgaaattttacgtccagaggtaaaacggtctttttacacctagaaattagtaaacgtcatggcagtgccctaaatgctattttatatgctaatatgattattttcatgattatggatgtttatgaatttttatatgttaatatgtcgattttaaatgttgatgaatttttaagatgttaacacgtttattttaaatgtttacggatttttaatcagttaaaaatgtttatgaatttttatgatttaaattggacatttaaaagatatgttgcatgcttggtttcaaaataaaaatgatattatatgcacgtttttattaagtaatgataacgtgttgaaggatgtgaagggattgtgactactgaatatgttggaaatatcgtgagggttatggtcccagtaggagcccgacgatcgtgtttccttggatacggatacgaatacgtgatacaaatacgaatacgtgatacgaatacgaatatgtgatacgaatacgaatatgttaatacgttggccaaggcccagttgacgggggagagtgtcgctggtgtccccgccgcccagtactgtggtttctttagatggatccatcgcccaatacgtttaagaatacgagtcacaatcacgatctgaattcaacaaacacgaacatgaacatgaatatgaatatgaatatgaatatgtttatgtgatatgtttatgtttatatgaaaacgtttttatgaaaatgtttttatgcatcatgaaaatgtttacgaaaatgtttatgtttatgtatcttcatgaaaacgatattttaagtacaaatatttttcactgttatatgttaactgtattacatattactcgttatcaagaatatgacgtgttgagtctttcgactcactaggtgtgtatgatgcaggttatcatgataatgctaatggaggtcttgatggttgatctgactggactgaaggtgcacatgacccgaggaccgacgctagtttccgcatatatgttatgatttatgttaaaagattttatgacttttatcatgagtatgagtggtttttgagaggttatagtatgggctatacttttcaaatgttatttttagatttagaaaaaaatgttagttggttgtttattttaaaatgatgtcaaaagtattttatgaaatttcatggttcggccgatgctatgtgaggtttaaaaaaaaaattctagtactttttaagaaaacgaataagcagacgtttcagttggtatcagagcaagggtcctataaagggttgtgccaccatcagc
This sequence is a window from Primulina tabacum isolate GXHZ01 chromosome 17, ASM2559414v2, whole genome shotgun sequence. Protein-coding genes within it:
- the LOC142530328 gene encoding uncharacterized protein LOC142530328 translates to MARRHDSSSKDEKQEIRGRYGESSDEDRRKRRERVEDSGSESSGREVRRDGEERKVGVDAKKLGRKREEDRSYGRRDLYQGSDSERGRRRRQNGSEDEERGKGERRGERKYPDRGVDDEDDRTIGRRRERNYTEEDAENGHKGRERDRVSESDRRDKRRRNEGEREDDDEKRRYRGGEDGHAEFGSKEDHKRKGRRDQRGERERLHDDDVNMDRGRKEKDKDGGEEESRSTNKKGEDLRPTEADKVEKPKKNVGTDMAANLGRSGGVYIPPFKLARMMKDIEDKSSIEYQRMTWDALRKSINGLVNKVNATNLKNIIPELFAENLIRGRGLFCRSCMKSQMASPGFTDVFAGLVAVVNTKFPEVGDLLLRRIILQLQRAFKRNDKPQLLAAVKFIAHLVNQQVVHELIALELLTLLLEKPTDDSVEVAVGFVTECGAMLQDLSPRGLHGIFERLRGILHEGEIDKRVQFIIEGLFALRKAKFQGYPAIRPELDLVEHEDQLTHEISLLDEIDPEIALDIFKTDPQFSENEKRYEELKKQILGEESEDEANSDAADLDDEDDDEESEEEDEEQMKITDETETNLVNLRRTIYLTIMSSVDFEEAGHKLLKIKLDPGQEMELCIMLLECCSQERTYLRYYGLLGQRFCMINKVHQENFEKCFVQQYSMIHRLETNKLRNVAKFFAHLLGTDALPWDVLSYIRLTEEDTSSSSRIFIKILFQELSEHLGIRLLNERLSEPTMQDSFESIFPRDTPKNTRFAINFFTSIGLGGITENLREYLKNMPRLIMQQQKAISESDDESESSGTETESRSGSSDSESETDSDDRRRWKKTRKN